The DNA region TTAACTATAGTATTTTATTCTTTTTTCTATCTTTTTGCAAACATATTTAAAATTATTTATAGTTTAATTTATTTATATCTGTTTTTTTTTATAAAACAAAAAATATATATATTTATAAAAATGAAACAATGAATAATTTATATTTACTTTTTTTGTTTTAATATTATAATATTTGCAATTAAAAAATGAGATGTATTTAAAAAATAGAGGAAATGAAATTGAAAATAAGAGAATTATCTCGAATAAGCGGTGTGTCTCCAGCAACTATTTCTAGAATGCTAAAAGATCCTAATTCTGTAAAAGTATCTACAAGAAATAAAATAAATGACATTTTAAAGAATAATGGTATAGATAATTATTTTTCTATGAATGCTATAAAGAGAGTTATTTTAATAATTCCAGATTTAAGTAATAGCTTTTATATAGATATGTTTAACGGTATAATATCTGTTGTACAAAAATCTGATATACCATTTGAAATATATTTAACTAATGAATCTATTGAAGAGGAAACAAAAATATTCTCTAGGATAGAAAATGATAAAGATATAGGAGTGATATGGGTTCCTGCTTCTGCTAAAAGAGATAAATTGCCATATAATAAAAATAGTAATATTGTATCGTTGGTTGATAGAGATTTAGAATTTGAAGATATATATATAAAAAATCTATCTAATAATTTTAGTGCTGCTAAAAAAGCAACTGATTTATTAATAGAGGGCGGGGCAAAAAATCCTATTATAATAACAGGAAGTCTTAATTTAAGTAATGCACAAGAGAGAAAAGATGGATTTTTAGAGAGTATTAAGAGCCATAATTTGGATAATGGAATGGAAAGAGTATATTATGGTGATTTTAATAATAGCGATAGCGGGTACTATATAATTAAAAAACTTGTAGAAGAAAATATAAAATTTGATTCTATATTAGCGGCTAATCAAATAGTTGCTATAGGTATATTAAAGGCTTTAAAAGAATTAAAATT from Brachyspira pilosicoli P43/6/78 includes:
- a CDS encoding LacI family DNA-binding transcriptional regulator; translated protein: MKIRELSRISGVSPATISRMLKDPNSVKVSTRNKINDILKNNGIDNYFSMNAIKRVILIIPDLSNSFYIDMFNGIISVVQKSDIPFEIYLTNESIEEETKIFSRIENDKDIGVIWVPASAKRDKLPYNKNSNIVSLVDRDLEFEDIYIKNLSNNFSAAKKATDLLIEGGAKNPIIITGSLNLSNAQERKDGFLESIKSHNLDNGMERVYYGDFNNSDSGYYIIKKLVEENIKFDSILAANQIVAIGILKALKELKLSIPEDVSIISFDKVVNLYSENQNISEVVFPAFDIGVNATEVLLEQQSFNMSKQIYNFSAQFNLRGSEKKL